One genomic window of Eptesicus fuscus isolate TK198812 chromosome 6, DD_ASM_mEF_20220401, whole genome shotgun sequence includes the following:
- the LOC129149321 gene encoding cytochrome b-c1 complex subunit 9-like has protein sequence MEAPMLTGRLYSFLFQSLHLMLTIAMEALFFQFAFDQGRNVIYKHINQGNLWKHIKHKYEN, from the coding sequence ATGGAGGCTCCCATGTTAACTGGGAGGCTGTACTCCTTTCTATTCCAGAGCCTCCACCTTATGCTCACCATCGCCATGGAGGCCCTGTTCTTCCAGTTTGCTTTTGATCAAGGCAGGAACGTGATCTACAAACACATCAACCAAGGGAATCTGTGGAAACACATCAAGCACAAGTATGAGAACTAG